The window GACGTTATACTGTTACTCTCACAAGGAGAATATAACCAGGCGGATGTGTGTTTTTTGGCTTTTTGTTAAGGATGTACAATTATCAAAGAGAGCTATACACAGCAGTATATACGAATCACTACTCATTGTTATGGTTATGGTTATGGATGGGTCTGACCTGGGCTTCTTGCTGTTCTCTTCTCTCGCGCTCAGCCCTTTGAAGCTCCTTTTCTTTCCTCAGACGTTGATATTTCCTCCGGTGTTCTTCTATTCTCTTTGCATTGGGTTCAACCTGTGAAGTATATACATTAACAAAACCTTAAGCTTTACTAAACTTCATTATGAGGCTAAGAGCATTTGTCTGCACAGTGATATCAACAAAGGTAAGAGAGGTTTCTTTTCCACAGTTACCTTCTTAAGTGCCGACCCAATCTCCTCATCGTAATCTAATTTTGAGGCTACATGAAGATCAGCCGCAGCTTCTTCCCATTGGCCTAACATGGCCCTAGCCATACCTCTTGCTTTGTACCCCTTAGCTGAATCAGGGTTGAACTAAACACCAAAGTAAAACTGCTTCAGCTAGTTAtggaaaaaaaactataaaactaTTGAGACACAAACTTGCTTTTCGAATTCATCATCTTCACAAACTAAACAAAGTTTAAGCGACTCAAGTAAATGCTCACCTGTAACGCCATGTCCGCATCACGGACTGCAGCATTTGGCTTCTTGACTGCTAGAAACACAGTAGCTGAGGAACAACAACAACTAGAAACATTCAGAATATCACCCACCTTTGGTCAGCAAGTGAGAGAAAGAGAGCAAAAGAAAGTCACCTCTAGTGGCGTAGAGAATAGCTGAAGAGGGGTTTAGCATGATGGCCTTTGTTAGATGATCAATACCTTCGTCGAATTTTCCTGGATACCAATCAAACATAAACGAAAGCCCatgagctaaaaaaaaaaaggttaagagTGAAAGTACCTTGAGAGATTGCCTCCATAGCTTTGCTCTTCTCTAACTGAGCAGCATCCCTATCTTCATCCGTCACTTCAGCTGTAGAATCTCCCatctaaagaaacaaaaatcaaacaaccATGGAAGATTTGCATTAGAGACAAAACAAAAGCTCAAATCTTTCACCGCTTACCGGTTGAGGAGGCTCATTGTCTGGCTCAACAACATCAGAATCATCCAAATCAACATCAGACTCGGtaacttcatcatcatcatagcTAGGAGAGAAACTGGGTTTAGTCTCAGCCGTATCCTCATAATCTCTTTCCTACATTCATTCAGACAAACGaacttacatatatatatagttaagcCAAGAAGAGGACTTTGATCAATCAACAAAGACAACTTACAGTCTTCACTATCTTAGGGACTTGAGCTCCTAAACTGTACG is drawn from Brassica rapa cultivar Chiifu-401-42 chromosome A05, CAAS_Brap_v3.01, whole genome shotgun sequence and contains these coding sequences:
- the LOC103869635 gene encoding TPR repeat-containing thioredoxin TDX, with translation MMDANQVAELRRFIEQLKLNPSLLHDPSLTFFKDYLRSLGAQVPKIVKTERDYEDTAETKPSFSPSYDDDEVTESDVDLDDSDVVEPDNEPPQPMGDSTAEVTDEDRDAAQLEKSKAMEAISQGKFDEGIDHLTKAIMLNPSSAILYATRATVFLAVKKPNAAVRDADMALQFNPDSAKGYKARGMARAMLGQWEEAAADLHVASKLDYDEEIGSALKKVEPNAKRIEEHRRKYQRLRKEKELQRAERERREQQEAQEREALSALKDGHVISIHSTSELEAKTKAAKKASRLLIMYFTATWCGPCRYMSPVYTNLATQHPKVVFLKVDIDEANDVAAAWSISSVPTFCFIRDGKQVDKVVGADKGSLEKKIAQHSSSN